The sequence below is a genomic window from Halococcus saccharolyticus DSM 5350.
TCGCATCGACCGGACAGGCACGGGCGGCCTGCCGGGCGGCGTCGACGCGGTCATCATCGAACGTCGTGACGAGCTCCATCTCGGCCGTTCGCTCGCTCGTCGCGCTGTCGTTCGGGACTTCGATCGTCGCCAACCCGTCCGCAGCCTCGGCGAAACGGTCGTCGCGGACGAGGCAGGCGAAGATCCCGTCACACCGATCGCGATCGAGACGGACTTCGTACTCAGTAGTCATACTTCGACTCGTAGCCACGTGGAGTGACCATCCGGCCGTCCCAGACGTACGTCTCTTCGTTGCCGACGAGGAACGTCGTCGTCATGTCGATCAAGTCGGTTTCGCCGAGTTCCTTCAGCTCACTCAGCTCGACGATTTCGGCCGCCTCGTCCTCGCGGCTCGCACCGTGAACGACCCCGACCGGCGTCGACGGATCGCGGTGTTCGAGCAGGATTTCACAGCACGTCTCGAAGTTCTCCCGGCGCTTCCGGCTCCACGGGTTGTAGACCGCGATCGTGAACCCCTCGCTCGCAACCGCGTGGAGCCGGGATTCGATGGTTTCCATCGGCGTGAGGTGATCCGACAGTGAGACGCTCACCGTGTCGTTCACCAGCGGTGCACCGACGCGCGCGGCACAGGACTGGGCCGCGGGCACGCCGGGAACAACGTCGAAGTCGACCATCGAGGCGGTCGCACCCTTCGATTCGAGGATTTCGAGCGCGAGGCCCGCGAGGGCGTAGACGTTCGGATCGCCGCTTCCGATGATGGCGACCTCGTGGCCCGCGAGGGCGCGATCGACTGCCTCCTCCGTCCGAGAGACCTCGCCGCACATCGGCGTCGAGTGGATGTCGTCGGCGTCGTCGGTGATCCCCTCGGGCAGCAGATCGACATACGTGGTGTAGCCCACAATGTGTTCGGCATTAGCGAGCGCCGCTTTCGCACGACTCGTCATCCCCTCGGGTTCGCCGGGCCCGAGACCGACAGCGATCAGTCGGCCGGGATCGGCGTCGAAGTCCGCGACCGTCGACCCCACCTTCTCGTCGGTCGTCTCCGCCGTCGAACCACCGCAGTTCGAGGTGGATTCGTCGGCATTCGATGCACCACACTTCGATTCCGTCGTCGAACTCGACGCCCCGCACTCGCTCTCGGCGCTTGTCGTGGTGGTTCCCGCGTCTGTGCTCGCCTCGGTTTCCGTCATCGTGTCAGTGGTGTCGTCGGTGCTCATGATCAGAAATCGTCGACGTCACGCCCGCCGCGCGGGGTGACGAGGTGTTCGCCGTGGTCGTTCTCCCAGACCGCCGTCTCGTGATTGCCAACGAGAATTGAGGTCCCCATCCCGCCGACCTCGTCGTCGTAGTCGGTCGCCGCGCCGAGGGTCGTGATCGTGTGAGTCTCGTCTTCCAGATTCCGGCCGGCATCGCCACGGCCGGCGTCGTTGAAGATGCCCACCGGAACCTCGTCGCTGCGCTCCTCGCGGAGCACGTCGATCGCGCGCTCGTAGTCGCGCCAGCAGTTGTACAGCACGATCACGAATCCGCTGATGGCGGCGGCCCGGAGCTTCTCGGCGATCTCGTCCCACCCGCGCCACTTGTCCGACAACGAGACCGTACAGAAGTCGTTCGAGAGGGGCGCGCCGAGGTTCGCTGCGCCGCCGAGCGCCGCCGTCACACCCGGCACGACCTCGATCGGGACGTCCGTCGCTCCCTCCGNTCACTTGTCCGACAACGAGACCGTACAGAAGTCGTTCGAGAGGGGCGCGCCGAGGTTCGCTGCGCCGCCGAGCGCCGCCGTCACACCCGGCACGACCTCGATCGGGACGTCCGTCGCTCCCTCCGCCTCGGCCATCGTGAACAGCAGGTCGCTCTTGCCGTAGACGTTCGGATCGCCGCCAGAGACGTGGGCGACGTCCTCGCCGTCGCGGACCCGATCGAACGCCTCGCGCGCGAGTTCGATCTGCTGGCCCATCGACGACCGGACGAGCGTCTGGCGGGTGCCGTTCGGTCGTTCGAGCACCGTCGCCCCGTCGGCACCGGCGGCAGTCCCGCCGTCGGTGGCCGCAGCGACTACGGCATCCGCGGGCGGCAGCGTGCCGTCCCGTTGAAGGAACTCCTGGTAGAGATTGGAGGCGATCACGCAGTTGGCGGTGGCGATCACGTCCCTCGCGCGCTGGGTCATCGCGTGGGGCAGGCCGGGACCGATCCCGACGACGGAGAGCGTTCCGAGGCCGTCGCTCGAAGCGGAGCCCGAATCCCGAGCGGAGCCGTCGCCGCTCATCTATCGCCCCACCGCCACGGTCACGGCGTCGTCGAACCGCTCCTTTTCGCGCGCGAGTTCGTGGTCACGGCCGCCGGCGATCGCTGACGCCTCGGCGATCCCCGGCCACCCGATCAGCTCTTTCGACCGCGACGGCGACGGTCCCTCGAACCCCTCCAGAGTCTCTTTCTCGAAGAGCACGACCCCCGCTCCGATCTCCTGTGCAGCCTCGTAGAGGCCCTCCTCGTCCTCCTTCCGGGTGCCGGTCGCGACGAAATCGACGTCGTCGAACCCGCAATCGAGGTCGTCGAGAGCGGCCGCCCACGCGTCGCGGACCTGCTCCGCTCGGACGCCCGAGACGGTCCCCGTCCCGAGCACGACGCCCGCGTCGCTGTTGCGCTTGAGAACGGTGATGTCGTCGCCGACCAGCACCGCTCGGGGGCCGTCGAGCCGCGCGACGGGGCCGAGGTCGTCGTTCAGCACCGCGAGGTTGGTCGCCACCGTCGAGTCGCCGTTGACGACGTGCGCATCGAGCGCCTTCGCCTTGCTCTCGACGCCCTGCTCGCCAGCGGCCTCGCTCGCGGTCGTCATCGCCGGGACAGCACCCATTTCGGCGAGATCGCCCGCGACCTGGTTCGCGCCGTGGTGGCCGCCCGTGATCGGGATCGCCCACGTGAGTTCCTCGTCGACGACCACGATCGCGGGGTCGTCCCACTTGCTGTCGAGCAGCGGCGCGGTCTTGCGCATCGCGATGCCCGAGGCCATCAGGCCCACGAAGCAGTCGTACTCGCCCCAGTGCTCCTCGAAGACGTCGCCGTGGTACTCGACGATGTCGACGCGGTCGTAGTCGTCACCGATGCCCGCCTCGATCTCGCGGGCGATGTCGAGCTTGCGCTCGAAGCTCACGATGGCGATCTCTTCGGCCACTTCGCCATCCGAATCCGGCGTGGAGCAGTGGCCGCTCGATTCGTTCTGTTCGTTCGTTTCACTCGAATCCGTCTCGTTGGTGTCCGTGCTCATGATCTAATCTCAATCGTCCGCCTCGCTCTCATTTTCATCCGTGCCTCGGTTCGCCCAGTCGCCGTAGAGGTACGATCGCTCGTAGCCCGCGCCCGTCGCCGCGTCGCCGATGATGACCATCGCCGAGGCCCGGTAGCCCGCCGCCGCGACTCGCTCGCCGATGGTCCCGATCGTGCCCTCGATGACATCCTCGTCGGGCCACGAGGCGTGGTAGACGACGGCCACGGGGGTATCGAGATCGTGACCCATCTCGACCAGCCGCTCCATCGTCTCGGCGATCGCGTGGGTTCCGAGGTAGATGCAGGTCGTGACGTCGCCCATCTCGACGAACTCGCCGATGTGATCCTCGTCGGGATCGAGGGTCTCGCCCCGCGGGCGGGTGAACGCGACGTGGTTCGCCACGCCGTTGAGGGTGAGCTGGGTCCGGAGCGTCGCGCTCGCCGCGAACGCCGACGTCACGCCCGGCACGAGGTAGGTGGGCACGCCTTCGTGTTCGAGCGCGTCCATCTGTTCGAGAGCCGCACCGTAGATCGCGGGATCGCCGCTGTGGAGCCGCACGACGCTCCGTCCGGTCTCGTAGGCGTCGCGCATCAACGGAATCAGCTCCTCCAAGTCCTTCCCGATGCTCGACACCTGCTCGGCGTCCGCACAGTACGCGTCGAGGAGTTCGCTGTTGACCAGCGATCCCGCATGGACCACGAGATCGGCGGTCTCGACCAGCTCTCGGCCAGTGACCGTCAGCAGGCCGGGATCGCCCGGCCCGGCTCCGATGAACGGAATTCCGTCTTGGATCTCGCCGGCGGTTCGCTCGCCGATGCGCGGATCGCGCTCCGCCTCGCGGACGTCGCCCGCCGCATCGATCGCGTCTTGAGGATCGGTCATCGGGAGCGGACCTCCGGCGTCTCGTCGCCGCAGCCCTCGCCTTCGGCACACTCCGCGACGGCAACGCTCCCCGCTCCGTGGCTGTCGGTGGTTCCGGCCCGAGCGTCGGCCGCCGTTCGACTCGGTCCGTCCGACCCGCCGTCGCTGGTTTCTGCCCCCGATTCCGCCACGGGAACGCCTGCAGACTCGTCTTTCTCGAACGCGCCGGTCGCCGGTGTGGTGTCGAGATCGTGCTTCTCGGCGTAGGCCAGGGTGTAGTAGTCCCGCTCGGCGATCGCGTCGGGGTCCTCGGTCACGATGGTCTCGCCTTGTTCCATGAACAGCCGGCGGCCGTACACCACGTCGTAGCCCACTTCGTGGAGTCCCTCGTGAGTCGTCGGCGCGTCGGTGACTTTGAACAAAATCATGCGATCGGGTCCCGTCGGAGCCGCACCGCGGGCGGCCTCGCGGAGCGCGAGGCTCGCGCCTGCCGCGATCTCGACGCCGAGTGCGGTCGCAAAGGCAGTGACCGCGCTCACGCCGGGGACGATCTCGATCCCGACGTCGGGATGAAACGCCGCGAGCGTCCGTCGGAGGTGGCCGAACGTCGAGTAGACGTTGGGATCGCCGAGGGTAACGAAGGCGGCCGTTCCGTCACGCGCTCGCGGTGCGATCTCCAAGGCGGCCGCCCGCCACGCTCGCCGGAGTTCCTCCTCGTCGCGGGTCATCGGGAAGTCGAGATCCCCGATGCGTTCGTCGGAAACGTGCTCGACCGCCACCGACCGCGAGAGGCGACCCGGTGAGTAGACCACGTCGGCCGTTTCGAGTACGCGCTTGCCACGGATGGTGAGGAGGTCCGCCTCGCCGGGGCCGAGTCCGACACCGTAGAGGGTCATGTCGTTTCTCCATCGACGGTCTCACTGCCGTCGCTGTCACCGTCACCGCCGTCGGCGGCGTCACCGGCTCCGCCGACCAGCATGTACACCGGGTTGTCGGCGTCAAAACTCGTCGCGCCGGCGAGCTCGTACCCGTGGCTCACTTGGAACTGGACGACCTCGTCGAGGAGATCGCGCTCGCGGAACGCCGCGGTGGCCGCCCCGGCGACTTCGAGCCGCGAGACGTTCATCACGACCCGATCGACGCCGGTTGCGACGGCGTGATCGAGCACGGCCTCGTAGTTTCGACTGCCGCCGACGAACAGCGCGTCGGCATCCTCCGGCAGACCGTCGGGCGCTTCGGCTTCGCGGAGCTCGACGTCCGCAGTGACATCGTTGGCCGCGAGGTTTTTCTCGGTTACTGCAAGGCGTTCGGACTTGCGTTCGAGCGCGGTGATCCGACCCGCGCGCCGTGCCGCCGCAACGGTGACGGCCCCGGTACACGAACCGACCTCGACGAAGTGATCCGTCGGCGTCAGGGCGAGCTTCTCGAGCAGCACGGCCCGCACCTCCGACTTGGTCGGACCGGCCTTCGCGTCGTGGGGAAGCGCTACACGCGACATCACCAACTACAACTCCGGTGGGCAGTAAAACAATTTTGGTTGTTTTAGTACAGGTTGTTTTTCTCCCAATGGTGACAAAGCCGGCTCAAATACAATCGTGCCCGGAGTACACCAAAACTACTTGCGTTCGCGGTGCGCACCGTCGACGATGACGAACGCGGACGACGCCGGGGACGTGGGGGTGCTCCGGAGCAAGCGCAACGCCACCCGGTATCGGATTCTCACGCAGATCGCCGAGCGCCAGCCGGCGGTCAGCCAGCGCGAGGTCGCCGACGCGATCGGTGTCACCTCCCAGGCCGTGAGCGACTACCTGAAGGACCTGATCGACCAGGACTACGTCGAGAAACACGGCCGTGGACGGTACGAGGTCACCAACGAAGGCGTCGACTGGCTGATGTCTCGGACCGACGAACTCCGCGAGTTCGTGGACCACGTCGCCACGGACGTCATCGAGGAGGTCGACATCGATACCGCGCTGGCGACGGCCCCGATCACTACGGGCGAAACGGTCTCGCGCACGATGCGGGAGGGCGTGATGTGCGCGACGCCTGGCGGTACCGGGAACGCAACCGCGGTTGCAGTCACCGACGCCGAAGCTGGCGAGGATGTCGGAATCACGGAGTTCGCGGGCGTGCTCGATTACGATCTCGGGATGGTGACGGTGCTGTCGGTCCCGCAGATTCAGGACGGGGGGAGTGCGGCGCTCGATCCCGAGACGATCGCCGACGCCGCTGCGGACCACGATCTGGTGGCGACGGCGGGGACCGAGGCGCTGGCCGCGGCGCGGGCGGCGGACGTCGACCCCGACATCCGGTTCGGGACGGCGACTGCGGTCCGGGAGGCTGCCACGAAAGGACTCGATGTCTGTCTTCTCGCCGTCGCGGACCAGCTGTCGGCCCACACCGGCGAACTCCGCGACGGCAACGTGAGCTACGAAGTCGTGGATACGGCCACGTAGCAATCGCTTACGAGGGTCGTCGCGCACCGCGAAAAATCGCTACCGGTCGCGGCCTTATGCGTTGTCGTCGACGAGGTCGCGCACGGTGTCGGCGCGCCCGGCGTCGGTCACGAACTTCGAGAACGTCCAGTCGAGCTTGTCGACAACGGCCTCGTAGCCCGGGTCGGTGAGCTCGTACTGGTTGGTGCGCTTGTCGAGTTCGCTCTTGGCGACCAGATCCAGCTCCACGAGGTCGTCGAGGTTGGGGTAGAGTCGCCCGTGGTTGACTTCCGAGTCGTAGTACTCTTCGAGCTGGCGCTTGATCGCCAGGCCGTACATCGGCTCGTCGGACAGGATGACGAGGATGTTTTGTTGGAAAGCCGTCAAGTCGCGTGCGATACTCCGGTCCGGTGCCGCTTGTGCCTCTGACATCGCACCGTGATATGTCATCGGTCTATTTAATAGTTTGCAACTTCATCCGGGAGTACGGCAGTTTTAGTGGCTGATACCGTTACAACCAGTAAATACCACCGCCAAATCCGGTTGGTTCGACAGTGGGATATTCACTGTTGACGGGCGAATAGAAAATATTTTTTGGCTGCCCCCTGGAGATCCGGTCGATGACGAATCTCTGGGAAGACCTCGAAACGGGCCCCGATCCGCCCGAGGAGATCTACGCAGTCGTCGAGTGTCTCAAAGGCGAGCGCAACAAGTATGAGTACGACAAGGACGTGCCCGGCGTCGTCCTCGACCGGGTGCTCCACTCCAACGTCCACTACCCCTCCGACTACGGGTTCATCCCGCAGAGCTACTACGACGACGAGGACCCCTTCGACGTCCTCGTGTTGGTCGAGGATCAGACGTTCCCCGGCTGTATCATCGAGGCCCGCCCCGTGGCCCTGATGAAAATGGACGACGACGGCGAGCAGGACGACAAAGTCATCGCCGTCCCGAGCGAGGACCCCCGCTACGACCACATCGAAGATCTGGAGGACATCACCCAGCAACAACTCGACGAGATCGACGAGTTCTTCGAGACCTACAAGAACTTGGAGGAAGGGAAGGAAGTCGAGACGCAGGGCTGGGAGGATCGACAGGCGGCCTACGACGCGATCGAACACGCTCAGGACCTCTACGCCGAACAGTTCGGCTGAATCTGCGAGAGTTCCTCTCCATCAGTCGGATAGTGAGCGTTGATGAACGCCGATTCTGCCAAGGGATGGACTCTTCGAGCAGTGGGATTTCTCGTCTTGATTGTGAGCCAGAGCGGGGATTTCTGGTCGGCCATCCCGGAAAACGCCCAAACTCTACTGCTCACATCTGGTCTGGTGCTATGTCTCTCCTCTCGATACTATGATACCAAGGCGTATCAGTCGACGAACGATTGAACTCTGAGAACAGGTTCCGGGGAAAACACATCTTCAACGTCTACGTCCATCACAAACGAAGGCCACTCCCTCCCCAACCGATTCCTTCGCTCGGCGGCCCTCACTTCGTTCGCGCCGCCCGTCGCTCAGTCATCCCTCACACGGTGTTAGCGCTCGGTGCTCGCTTTCGCTCGCACACGAGCGCGAGCGCGCGCCACCGCAGACGGTGAGCGGCCCCAGCCGTCACTCCCGCGGACAGGTGTCGATGCTGAGTAGCTTGTTCAGCCCGCAGCGCGCCGTGGCGAAATTGAACAGCAGTCCGGCGCTCCCGAGTGCCGCGACGATCGCCGTCGAGCGCCGATCGGCACGAAACGAACCAACCGCGATCGCGAGGAGGCACGCACCGATCACGCCACGAGCGATCCGATCGAGACCGCCGACGTTTCGCTCGAACATGCTCACATCTCGGCGTTCCATCGACAAAAACCGTCGTATTCATCACGGTTATGCCGGAGGTCGCGAGGAATGTGTTAGAATTATGGATAATCTTTTGCGTGCGGGATGCGTAGCGATGATCGTGATGGCCGCAAAACGTTCCGGTGCTGGCTTGCAGCACCCCACGGTGGTCCCCGAGAACCTCGTCGACGACGCGGACGGTGCGGACGACGGGACAGCGCGCTGTCCGGCCTGTGGACAGCCGCTCGGCGAGCACTGACTGCTGGCGGCTCCCGACGATCCTCGTCCCGTGAGGGGTGACGCCGAAACGAACGTTCTTTGTGCCCCTCGTGAGTAGCCGCCCCATGGGACTGTTCGACCGCATCCGTGGCGACGACGCCCCGCGCGTCGCCTTCTTCGGTATCGACGGGGTTCCGTACAGCCTGATCGAGGACAACCCGGACGTCTTCGAGAACCTCACCGCGCTCGCCCGCGAGGGGAGTTCGGGCGCGATCGATTCGATCGTGCCTCCCGAATCGAGCGCGTGCTGGCCCTCGCTCACGACTGGCGTCAACCCCGGCGAGACCGGCGTCTACGGCTTCCAGGACCGAGAAGTTGGCTCGTACGAGACCTACGTTCCGATGGGCCGAGACGTCCAGGCGACTCGTGTCTGGGATCGTGTCGAGGACGAGGGCCGCGACGCAACCGTGATGAACGTCCCCGTGACCTTCCCACCCCAGCGTGACGTCCAGCGGATGGTTTCGGGTTTCCTCTCGCCCGGCGTCGACGAGGCCGCCTACCCCGACGAACTCCGGGACACCCTCAACGGGCTCGACTACCGGATCGACAACAACGCGAAACTCGGTCACGACGACGACAAAAGCGAGTTCATCGAGGACGCCCACGCCACGCTTGACGCCCGGTTCGAAGCCTTTTCGCACTACGTCGAGCAGGACGACTGGGACCTCCTCTTCGGCGTGTTCATGACCACCGACCGGGTGAATCACTTCCTGTTCGAGGACTACGAGCGCGACGGCGAGTACAAAGAGGAGTTCTTCGAGTTCTACAAGAAGGTCGACGAGTACCTCGGTCGGCTGCGCGAGATGCTCCCCGACGACGTCACGATGGCGGTCGCCTCCGATCACGGCTTCACAGTCCAGGACCACGAGGTTCACTTCAACGAGTGGCTCCACCAGAACGGCTGGCTCGACTACGAAGACGACGATCACGAGAGTCTCGCGGACATCTCCGACGACACCGAGGCGTACGCGTTCATCCCGGGTCGGTTCTACATCAACCTCGAAGGCCGCGAGCCACGCGGCGCGGTCGCCGAAGAGGACTACGAGGAGAAACGCACCGAGCTCAAGAAGGCGCTCGAAACGCTCGAAGGCCCCGACGGCCGGAAGGTCTGCGAGCGCGTCGTCGAGAAGGAGGACGCCTTCCGCGGGGCCCACGACGATATCGCCCCCGATCTCGTCGCCATCCCGAACCACGGCTTTGACCTCAAGGCCGGCTTCTCGGGTCACGGCAGCGTCTTCGACACCGGCCCGCGCAACGGGATGCACAGCTTCGACAACGCCTGCCTGTTCGTCGACGATCCGAACGCCCGCGTCGGTGACGACACCGACCTGTTCGACATCGCGCCCACGCTGCTCGACGCGATGGAGATCGACTACGACCGCAGCGAGTTCGACGGATCGAGCCTCGCCTAACACACCCACTTCCACTTTTTTACCGCGTCCCAAATCGTGCACTGCGGGCGCTCGGAGTCCCTGTAAAACCTGGACTAAAAACACCCGCTCACTCGCGCTCCGCGCTCGTTCGCGGTACGACTGCTTGCGCTCTCCGCGACCGCACAGCACCCCCCGAGCCCTCGGCACTCCCTGCGGTCGTGCCTTCGCCCTCGACCCACCAGGAGAGCTTTGCTCTCCTGAGCCTCGACGAGTGAAGCGAGTCGAGACGCCAGGACCGTACTGCGACCACAGCCGCACCGCAATCACCCACCGCCGCCGGCAAAGGTTCAAATCAGAAACCGCGACCACCGTGGGGCATGCAGGACGCGTTGGATCGGGCGACGACAAACGCACACGACGACTGCGGCTGCGAGCCACGCATCGAGGGCCGCCGGCTCGTTGTCGACGCCACCGACTGCCCGGAGGAGGGTCACCTAGCGGCGAGCCCTGCCTGTCGTGCGAGTGTCGTCGACGCGCTCGTCGGCCGCCCCGTCGTCAGAGTACGAACTCGGATCGAGACCGGGGTGTACGTCCACAACGACGGGGCAACGGCGCTGCTGGTCGCCGCCGGGCGGTTCGTCGCGCTCGCCGCGGACCACGATCGGGCGCTGGCGACCCACGCGCTCGGCGACCCGCTCGGTGCGGCCCGCGTCGCGGCCGGTCGCACCGGACCCGTTGCGGAATTCGCGGCCGCAACCGGGCTGATCGAGGGCGCACGGCGCGCCACGGGCTACGACGACGCGTTCGCCACCCGCTCCACGACCGAACTCAATTCACTTACGTCGGCGAGCATTACTCCGAATATGTTCCACGACATCGACGATGCGGGCGATCTCTCGCCCGACGAACTCCGCGCGCGCTACGATCAGCGCCTCCGAGCC
It includes:
- a CDS encoding ferredoxin — its product is MTTEYEVRLDRDRCDGIFACLVRDDRFAEAADGLATIEVPNDSATSERTAEMELVTTFDDDRVDAARQAARACPVDAISVSGVDGGTNTAEADDE
- the cobJ gene encoding precorrin-3B C(17)-methyltransferase — its product is MSTDDTTDTMTETEASTDAGTTTTSAESECGASSSTTESKCGASNADESTSNCGGSTAETTDEKVGSTVADFDADPGRLIAVGLGPGEPEGMTSRAKAALANAEHIVGYTTYVDLLPEGITDDADDIHSTPMCGEVSRTEEAVDRALAGHEVAIIGSGDPNVYALAGLALEILESKGATASMVDFDVVPGVPAAQSCAARVGAPLVNDTVSVSLSDHLTPMETIESRLHAVASEGFTIAVYNPWSRKRRENFETCCEILLEHRDPSTPVGVVHGASREDEAAEIVELSELKELGETDLIDMTTTFLVGNEETYVWDGRMVTPRGYESKYDY
- the cbiG gene encoding cobalt-precorrin 5A hydrolase, whose amino-acid sequence is MSTDTNETDSSETNEQNESSGHCSTPDSDGEVAEEIAIVSFERKLDIAREIEAGIGDDYDRVDIVEYHGDVFEEHWGEYDCFVGLMASGIAMRKTAPLLDSKWDDPAIVVVDEELTWAIPITGGHHGANQVAGDLAEMGAVPAMTTASEAAGEQGVESKAKALDAHVVNGDSTVATNLAVLNDDLGPVARLDGPRAVLVGDDITVLKRNSDAGVVLGTGTVSGVRAEQVRDAWAAALDDLDCGFDDVDFVATGTRKEDEEGLYEAAQEIGAGVVLFEKETLEGFEGPSPSRSKELIGWPGIAEASAIAGGRDHELAREKERFDDAVTVAVGR
- a CDS encoding cobalt-precorrin-4/precorrin-4 C(11)-methyltransferase, producing MTDPQDAIDAAGDVREAERDPRIGERTAGEIQDGIPFIGAGPGDPGLLTVTGRELVETADLVVHAGSLVNSELLDAYCADAEQVSSIGKDLEELIPLMRDAYETGRSVVRLHSGDPAIYGAALEQMDALEHEGVPTYLVPGVTSAFAASATLRTQLTLNGVANHVAFTRPRGETLDPDEDHIGEFVEMGDVTTCIYLGTHAIAETMERLVEMGHDLDTPVAVVYHASWPDEDVIEGTIGTIGERVAAAGYRASAMVIIGDAATGAGYERSYLYGDWANRGTDENESEADD
- a CDS encoding cobalt-factor II C(20)-methyltransferase is translated as MTLYGVGLGPGEADLLTIRGKRVLETADVVYSPGRLSRSVAVEHVSDERIGDLDFPMTRDEEELRRAWRAAALEIAPRARDGTAAFVTLGDPNVYSTFGHLRRTLAAFHPDVGIEIVPGVSAVTAFATALGVEIAAGASLALREAARGAAPTGPDRMILFKVTDAPTTHEGLHEVGYDVVYGRRLFMEQGETIVTEDPDAIAERDYYTLAYAEKHDLDTTPATGAFEKDESAGVPVAESGAETSDGGSDGPSRTAADARAGTTDSHGAGSVAVAECAEGEGCGDETPEVRSR
- the cbiT gene encoding precorrin-6Y C5,15-methyltransferase (decarboxylating) subunit CbiT; this translates as MSRVALPHDAKAGPTKSEVRAVLLEKLALTPTDHFVEVGSCTGAVTVAAARRAGRITALERKSERLAVTEKNLAANDVTADVELREAEAPDGLPEDADALFVGGSRNYEAVLDHAVATGVDRVVMNVSRLEVAGAATAAFRERDLLDEVVQFQVSHGYELAGATSFDADNPVYMLVGGAGDAADGGDGDSDGSETVDGETT
- a CDS encoding DUF7839 domain-containing protein, with amino-acid sequence MTNADDAGDVGVLRSKRNATRYRILTQIAERQPAVSQREVADAIGVTSQAVSDYLKDLIDQDYVEKHGRGRYEVTNEGVDWLMSRTDELREFVDHVATDVIEEVDIDTALATAPITTGETVSRTMREGVMCATPGGTGNATAVAVTDAEAGEDVGITEFAGVLDYDLGMVTVLSVPQIQDGGSAALDPETIADAAADHDLVATAGTEALAAARAADVDPDIRFGTATAVREAATKGLDVCLLAVADQLSAHTGELRDGNVSYEVVDTAT
- a CDS encoding PadR family transcriptional regulator, which codes for MSEAQAAPDRSIARDLTAFQQNILVILSDEPMYGLAIKRQLEEYYDSEVNHGRLYPNLDDLVELDLVAKSELDKRTNQYELTDPGYEAVVDKLDWTFSKFVTDAGRADTVRDLVDDNA
- a CDS encoding inorganic diphosphatase encodes the protein MTNLWEDLETGPDPPEEIYAVVECLKGERNKYEYDKDVPGVVLDRVLHSNVHYPSDYGFIPQSYYDDEDPFDVLVLVEDQTFPGCIIEARPVALMKMDDDGEQDDKVIAVPSEDPRYDHIEDLEDITQQQLDEIDEFFETYKNLEEGKEVETQGWEDRQAAYDAIEHAQDLYAEQFG
- a CDS encoding YgaP family membrane protein; the encoded protein is MERRDVSMFERNVGGLDRIARGVIGACLLAIAVGSFRADRRSTAIVAALGSAGLLFNFATARCGLNKLLSIDTCPRE
- a CDS encoding alkaline phosphatase family protein produces the protein MGLFDRIRGDDAPRVAFFGIDGVPYSLIEDNPDVFENLTALAREGSSGAIDSIVPPESSACWPSLTTGVNPGETGVYGFQDREVGSYETYVPMGRDVQATRVWDRVEDEGRDATVMNVPVTFPPQRDVQRMVSGFLSPGVDEAAYPDELRDTLNGLDYRIDNNAKLGHDDDKSEFIEDAHATLDARFEAFSHYVEQDDWDLLFGVFMTTDRVNHFLFEDYERDGEYKEEFFEFYKKVDEYLGRLREMLPDDVTMAVASDHGFTVQDHEVHFNEWLHQNGWLDYEDDDHESLADISDDTEAYAFIPGRFYINLEGREPRGAVAEEDYEEKRTELKKALETLEGPDGRKVCERVVEKEDAFRGAHDDIAPDLVAIPNHGFDLKAGFSGHGSVFDTGPRNGMHSFDNACLFVDDPNARVGDDTDLFDIAPTLLDAMEIDYDRSEFDGSSLA
- a CDS encoding DUF5791 family protein, encoding MQDALDRATTNAHDDCGCEPRIEGRRLVVDATDCPEEGHLAASPACRASVVDALVGRPVVRVRTRIETGVYVHNDGATALLVAAGRFVALAADHDRALATHALGDPLGAARVAAGRTGPVAEFAAATGLIEGARRATGYDDAFATRSTTELNSLTSASITPNMFHDIDDAGDLSPDELRARYDQRLRAVIEEHGVEIVADEAGVASEPVTALAEGESPELTLEEAAAILAVSEDEPDAEAIVLETRDHLLMGMTTAVLDVEAVESGIDGALDAREIQQKIEGRLPMDLDELATIHGYIEERKP